One Acidobacteriota bacterium DNA window includes the following coding sequences:
- the sixA gene encoding phosphohistidine phosphatase SixA, translating into MSSPCALYFVRHGIAAEPSSAFPDDAARPLTDEGTARLREQFKALSRLDVEIERVLTSPLVRAMQTAALLRESLTPTPAVVVVDALRPGDRFDALMAELAKLPRVRGVALVGHEPSIGMAAARLMGARGAIRFKKGAVCRIDVATLPPTESGQLQWFLPPRVLRGLAG; encoded by the coding sequence ATGTCGTCACCATGCGCGCTGTATTTCGTCCGCCACGGCATCGCTGCCGAGCCGAGCTCGGCGTTTCCCGATGACGCGGCCAGACCGCTGACCGACGAGGGCACCGCCCGGTTGCGCGAACAGTTCAAGGCGTTGAGCCGGCTTGACGTGGAGATCGAGCGCGTCCTCACCAGTCCGCTTGTCCGGGCGATGCAGACGGCGGCGCTGCTGCGGGAATCGCTCACGCCCACGCCGGCTGTCGTCGTAGTGGACGCTCTGAGGCCAGGCGACCGGTTCGACGCGTTGATGGCGGAACTGGCGAAACTCCCCCGCGTGAGAGGCGTGGCGCTGGTGGGGCATGAGCCGTCGATTGGGATGGCCGCGGCCCGCCTCATGGGGGCGCGAGGCGCGATCCGGTTCAAGAAGGGCGCCGTATGCCGCATCGACGTGGCCACGCTGCCGCCAACCGAGTCGGGCCAGCTCCAGTGGTTCCTGCCGCCCCGCGTGTTGCGCGGCCTGGCCGGTTGA